The window CCCGCCAAGTGGCAATGCATGCAAAGAACGGCGCCAGTGATAATAAGCCCAGGCCAGAGATGAGGATCGCAAAGATACTCATGGGCATCAGCGGGGCAAACAAGATGCTGTAGAGCACAGTGACCAACATGGCTACGTTATTCAGCACCGCCAACCACCTGATATGGCGACGCCGCCACGCCTCCGATGAAAACAACACCAGCCCGTTGCTGATCGGCACGATGGCCACCAGCAACATATGCAGTGGTGTCGGGATGGGGTCGAAAAACGTATCCCGGCACATGTGTGTGGTCGCCTCGATCAGCAAGGTGACCAGCGGCAACAAGAAACCGCATATCGCCAATAGCACTTGGCGGAACATGGATATCTTCCGCATTGGTTGCGTTTCAGGAGTGGGGTTGGCTGGCTCGGTCATGATAGCTTCGTGGAAAAGGTGAGCTGATATATTCACAGTCTATGATGAATGATTGACGCAGTGGCTGTGAAGGGCGTGTGAAATGGCGATCGCCAAGTCGCTAGATGTGACAGGGCGAGCGGATTGCTGCGCAGGGATCGTGTCGTGGATCATGATCGACCCTGCCATGAGTGCTGATAGCGCATCGCCCACAGCAGCGGGCGGAAGAGAGATCGGCTGGATGGCCTGTAGTAAGGTTTCAAGCAGGCAACCGACCCGCAACCGGCGTGACTCCGCTGTCTTGCCGCCTGTGTCCGCTGCTTCAGTCTTGGCGGTGACCTCCGCCTCTCACCAGGTATTCAATGAACGTCAGCAAGGGTGGTGCGGAAAGCCAATGAAAACAGGGCGCCTTGGCGCCCTGTTTTCATTCTACTTGCCCATCAATGGGCAAGAGTGCTTGATCGATCAAGCGAAGCGTTTGGCCACGACACTCCAGTCAACCAGCTTCCAGAAGCCTTCCAGATAGTTGGGGCGGCTGTTCCGGTAATCGATGTAGTACGCGTGCTCCCACACATCACAGGTCAGCAGGGCGGTGTCGGCGGTCGTCAACGGCGTGCCTGCAGCAGAAGTATTGACGATATCGAGTGAGCCATCGGCTTTTTTCACCAGCCAAGTCCAGCCAGAGCCAAAGTTGCCAGCAGCAGAGGTGTTGAACGCTTTCTTGAATTCATCGAAAGAACCCCACTTGGCATTGATGGCGTCTGCCAAGGCCCCAGCAGGCGCGCGGGCGTCGCCATTGGGGTTGGGTGCAAAGCCCAGCCAGAAGAAGGTATGGTTCCACACCTGAGCTGCGTTGTTGAACAAACCACCTGCCGGCGCTTTCTTCACAATCTCTTCCAAGGACAGATTTTCGTTGTCTGTACCCTTGATCAGGTTGTTCAGGTTGGTG is drawn from Chitinivorax tropicus and contains these coding sequences:
- a CDS encoding superoxide dismutase, coding for MEHKLPELPYALDALAPFMSKETLEYHYGKHHQTYITNLNNLIKGTDNENLSLEEIVKKAPAGGLFNNAAQVWNHTFFWLGFAPNPNGDARAPAGALADAINAKWGSFDEFKKAFNTSAAGNFGSGWTWLVKKADGSLDIVNTSAAGTPLTTADTALLTCDVWEHAYYIDYRNSRPNYLEGFWKLVDWSVVAKRFA